GCTGTTCGACGAACCCACCTCCGCGCTCGACCCGGAGATGATCAACGAGGTCCTCGACGTCATGGTCGGCCTCGCGAAGGACGGGATGACCATGGTCGTCGTGACCCACGAGATGGGCTTCGCCCGCAAGGCCGCGCACCGCGTCGTGTTCATGGCTGACGGCCAGATCGTCGAAGAAGCCGACCCGGAGACGTTCTTCACCGCTCCGAAGTCGACGCGCGCCCAAGACTTCCTCTCCAAGATCCTGACCCACTGACACACCAGGCTCTCGTAGTCATCCCCACCACTGAAGGAGATCATTCCGATGCGAACTCGCAGAACAGCATGTGCTGCCATCGTCGCAGCGTCCGCGCTGCTGCTGACCGCGTGCGGCGACAGCGACGACGACGCCGCTCCCGTCGAGTCCGTCGACTCGTCGTCCTTCCCCGCGGGCAGCACGATGGAGCGCCTCTCCGAAGCAGGCACGATGACGGTCGGCACCAAGTTCGACCAGCCGCTCTTCGGTCTCAAAGGACCTGACGGCACCCCTGTCGGCTTCGACGTCGAGATCGCCAAGATCATCGCCGGCGAGCTGGGGATCGGTGCAGACGACATCGACTGGATCGAGACCGTGTCCGCGAACCGCGAGCCGTTCATCGAGGACGGCCAGGTCGACATCGTCGTGGCCACGTACACGATCAACGACAAGCGCAAAGAGGTCGTCGACTTCGCCGGGCCCTACTACCTCGCGGGACAGTCCCTCATGGTGCGTGCAGACGACGACTCGATCACCGGGCCGGACGACCTCGCGGGCAAGAAGGTCTGCTCGGTCAGCGGCTCGACCCCTGCGGGGAACATCGCCGACAACTATCCCGAAGCTGAGCTCGTCCTCTTCTCGGCGTACACCGACTGCCTCGACCCGCTGCGCAACGGCCAGGTCGACGCAGTGACGACCGACAACGTCATCCTCGCCGGATACGTCGACGAGAGCCCGGACGACTTCGTCATCGCCGGCGACCAGTTCACCGACGAGCCGTACGGCATCGGAATGATGAAGGACGACGACGAGTTCCGCACCTGGATCAACGACCTCCTCGAAGAGGCATACGAGGACGGCCGCTGGACCACAGCATGGGAGTCCACCGCGGGCGAGGTCCTCAACACCCCTGAGCCCCCAGCAGTCGACCGCTACTGAGCCGACGGTGGCCCAGGCACCTCTCGTGCCTGGGCCACCGCACGCGGGCGGTGCGACACGCACCGCCTCTTCCTCGTCCTGAGAGCACCGCGCAGAAGCGCTGGTGCCCCCGCCCGATCCTGCACCGACACGTGAGAGAGGAGACCGATGGACGCCATCCTGGAGTCCCTGCCGCTGTACTGGAACGGCTTCGAGATGACCCTGTTCCTCGCCGTGGTGTCCGGTGTCCTCTCCCTCGTCTTCGGTACCGTGCTCGCCGCCCTGCGCGTCGCACCGATGAAGTCGCTGCGGGTCTTCGCGAGCCTCTACGTCGAGGTCGCCAGGAACACGCCGCTGACGCTCATCTTCATCTTCGTCGTCTTCGTCCTGCCGACGCTCGGGCTCATCCTGCCGCTCGGACGGATCCCCGCCGTCATCGCGCTCACCGCCTACACGTCAGCCTTTGTCTGCGAGGCTGTCCGCTCGGGGATCAACAGCGTCGGCGTCGGGCAGGCCGAGGCCGCCCGTGCGATCGGCCTCGGGACCGTCTCGACGCTCCGGCTCATCGTCTTGCCCCAAGCCCTGCGGACGGTCGTCCCGCCGTTGATCAACGTCCTCATCGCACTGACCAAGAACACCTCGGTCGCCGCGGGCTTCACCCTCGTCGAGCTCACGTCCACGGGCCGAGACCTGGCCCGCGACTACCCGTCCGACGTCCTCATGCTTCTCGGCGGCGTCGCGGTCTGCTACCTCGTCATCACCATCCCGGCCGGGCTCATCGCCAGCGCCGTCGAGCGAAAGGTGGTGTTCAGCCGATGAGCGGAAGCGTTCTCTACGATGCCCCGGGGCCCCGCGCACGCAGGCTCGAGATGTGGGGATCCGTCGTCTTCGGCCTCGTCATCCTCGCGCTCGGCGCATGGCTCGTGTCGAGCCTCTCCGCCCGCGGCATCTTCGACGACCGGTGGGCGGTCTACACCGACCCGCCGAAGAGCCAGAGCGCCGGCGACGTGTGGAGCTCGCTGCTCGTCACCGGCCTCGGCGCCACCCTGGGGGCCGCAGTCGTCGCTGCACCGCTCGCCATGGTTCTCGCACTCACGCTCGCGGTCCTCAGGACCTCAGGGATCGCACTCGTCCGGCGGACATCCGTGGCCGTCATCGAGCTCCTGCGCGGGATGCCCGTGCTGCTCATGATGTTCTTCGGGCTCCTTGGTTTCGGGCTCTCGTCCTTCCAGGCCGTCGTCTTCGGTCTCGCGCTCTACAACGCAGCCATCGTCGCCGAGATCCTGCGTGCCGGCCTCAATGCAGTTCCCCGCGGGCAGGCCGAGGCTGGAACCGCGCTCGGGCTCACACGGTGGCAGACGCTCCGGATGATCCAGCTCCCTCAGGTCGTCCGGCTCATGCTGCCGAGCCTCATCAGCCAGTTCGTCGTCCTGCTCAAGGACAGCTCGCTCGGCTTCATCGTCGGCTACCCCGAGCTGCTGAGCGTCATGAAGACCAACTACAGCTTCTTCGGCAACGACTCCCGGCTCCCCCTGTTCGTCGCCGTGGCGATCATCTATCTCGCCGTCAACCTCACGCTCACACGGGTCGCGGTGTTCGTGGAGAAGCGCCTCTCGTCGCACGGCCAGAAGGCCGAGGCCGCCCTGCCTGCCAGCGCAGAGGCGACCGTCTAAGCGACAGCATCCTCGGCGGGGCTGCGCACCGTCCGCAGCCTCAGCCCGCGGTTGCGACAGCTCGCAGCTCGCGCACCACGGTGATCGCGATCTCACCAGGGTAGGCAAGATCCTTCTCGATGTGCGCGGCGATCGCCGTCGCGAGCTCGTCCAGCTCAGAGTCGGCGACCTCCGACGGCTCGACGACGACGCGCACCTCGTGCCCCGACGCCATCGCCAGGACGCGCCTGACGCCAGGGTGCCCGGCCACGAGAGCCTCCAGCTGTTCCATCCGATCCACATAGCGGTCGAGGTCGTCGTGCCGAGCGCCCGGGCGTGCCGCCGAAGTAGCATCGGCGGCCTGGAGGAGGACCGCCTCGACAGACTGGGCGTCCACCTCCCCGTGGTGAGCAGCGATGGCGTTGACGACGGCGCTGCTCTCTCCGGATCGTTCGGCCAGGAGCGCA
This sequence is a window from Sanguibacter antarcticus. Protein-coding genes within it:
- a CDS encoding glutamate ABC transporter substrate-binding protein, which translates into the protein MRTRRTACAAIVAASALLLTACGDSDDDAAPVESVDSSSFPAGSTMERLSEAGTMTVGTKFDQPLFGLKGPDGTPVGFDVEIAKIIAGELGIGADDIDWIETVSANREPFIEDGQVDIVVATYTINDKRKEVVDFAGPYYLAGQSLMVRADDDSITGPDDLAGKKVCSVSGSTPAGNIADNYPEAELVLFSAYTDCLDPLRNGQVDAVTTDNVILAGYVDESPDDFVIAGDQFTDEPYGIGMMKDDDEFRTWINDLLEEAYEDGRWTTAWESTAGEVLNTPEPPAVDRY
- a CDS encoding amino acid ABC transporter permease codes for the protein MSGSVLYDAPGPRARRLEMWGSVVFGLVILALGAWLVSSLSARGIFDDRWAVYTDPPKSQSAGDVWSSLLVTGLGATLGAAVVAAPLAMVLALTLAVLRTSGIALVRRTSVAVIELLRGMPVLLMMFFGLLGFGLSSFQAVVFGLALYNAAIVAEILRAGLNAVPRGQAEAGTALGLTRWQTLRMIQLPQVVRLMLPSLISQFVVLLKDSSLGFIVGYPELLSVMKTNYSFFGNDSRLPLFVAVAIIYLAVNLTLTRVAVFVEKRLSSHGQKAEAALPASAEATV
- a CDS encoding amino acid ABC transporter permease, whose protein sequence is MDAILESLPLYWNGFEMTLFLAVVSGVLSLVFGTVLAALRVAPMKSLRVFASLYVEVARNTPLTLIFIFVVFVLPTLGLILPLGRIPAVIALTAYTSAFVCEAVRSGINSVGVGQAEAARAIGLGTVSTLRLIVLPQALRTVVPPLINVLIALTKNTSVAAGFTLVELTSTGRDLARDYPSDVLMLLGGVAVCYLVITIPAGLIASAVERKVVFSR